tttagtcccggttcgtataaccaaccggtactaaatgtcaTCCTATATAAACCCCTTCGTCGAGCATGAAcactctgttcttcccctttcccctctcctctgttttcttcctcttcctctcgagctcacaCTCCATTTTTGCCAAAATTTGTGAAGATTTGAAGGCACCCCATCCATCCAAGTGATCACAAATGTTAgaaactttgtcctttcatctctcattgctagattagctcttgcaatgctctataagtatagtgatttgtgggttttattttgggaggaattatatgtggtagtatttaatttatatgcaatttgaggtcaaaataactcttagtttgcatatgtaggtgtggtttacttagagCCTTCCCGTCTCCGTCataaccaccgtcgatcgcccgcaccatcccgtgagcctcttgttcttatcctTTTTATATAAAAAtatcatgtttgtgtgatttagatatatagttactcgtataattatcttacccgtacttTGTTTGTTATActtgtgcatactacgtttgcgagaacattcacATGATGGCGttcgaaaggagcagatctgctAGACAGCTATGGGTACGTTTGCTAGAACACTATTCATaatttttacatcattatcgATATCTAATCACATAACTAATACATGcgtattgatctccttcttaaaaGTTTAATGAGGTGCGGGATCAGCTCCTACCAACGGATCGcgtacgagcaattcaagaggaaatagcgggatttttgctcgaccatgtcatagatcccaaaggagaataccattacccgctaccgcagtaatgcctccatgtaggagaaattgtatataccaaattgtatatatacatgtgtatgtgtgaatggtggtgcgagacattcgatgatattatatatatatatatatatatatatatatatatatatgatcggtctaggagaaattctatttttatatatgcataacgtgtacaatatacAGTATCGTAAAATACTAGCAAATGAAAaggaattaaatggaaaacataaaattaaaggaaaaagaaATCATAAACCCAAACCCGCTAaaccttttagtaccggttggtgttaccaaccggtactaaaggtctcccaccacccccccccccccccccgacgctggctcgtgccacatggtggccctttagtggcggttcgtgcTGAACCGGTACTAAGGGGCGAcgtttagtccccaccctttggtgccggttacagaaccggcactatagggccttacgaaccggtgctatagcccggttctgcactagtgtagAGACGCCGGCCCTCGTGTGGCAGGGGCCGGCGTTTAGGCTGGTGGAGATGAATAGATCGATGGTGGAGGTATCTGCCTGTCCTACTGACCAAGGttttatttatttaatttttGCGGGGAGACGAAGGAAAAAATTGACTGATCAAAAAAAAAGTTCAAGTAACTGATAGGTAGCATGTCGCTTCACGTTCGTTCACAAGAAACAGCAAGGAAATACACTTCCCTGGAAAAAATCCTTACCAGTGCAGAAACTTATTTCATCTGGACTATAGAGTACATGGCCAGGAACCAGCCGCACACAAAACGAATCTTCGATCTATGTGGACAAGTCAGGAACAGCAGGGCAGGCAGCGATGTACCCCTTTAGTTTGCTACAATAAACATTTATGATTTATGAATGACAATACTAAGATATTTTGAACTGACTTATTCTTAGACCTTGCCTAGTCCAAGGAGAAACCAGCATCCATGATGAGGACAGCCCAGTTGTCTGTGTTGGCTGATATTTTTTCAGTGGGGACAAGGACGATAGTGGCTGATGCTACATACAGCACCACAAATCAGCTTCTTTTCTAGCAACAGCACCACAAATCTGCTTTTTTACCATCTCTTTGCAGAGGCCTCGAATGTACTTGCAACAATATTAAGGTACCAGACTGGTAATGTGCTCTAGGCCTATAAATAACGTAACTTGAAAAAGGATGTTGATTCATTAGTACAGTATTAAAACAGATAGAGCAGAGCGGAGATATGAGAATGGAGTGCGGCTTCCTAATCCTCGTGCTTGTGCTTGCGTTGCTAGGGACGCAGACAACACGAGTGTTGGGCGCCGTGGGGACAAGTAGCCGGCCGTATGAACAAAGCAATCTTGCCGTTCCGTCGGCGGCCATGATGGGCAGGTGCCCGAAGAAGTGTGGCAATCTGAGCTTCGCCTACCCATTCGGCATGGGCACCGGCTGCTTCCGCAACCCCGACTTCAACCTGACCTGCGTCGTCGAAGGCAGCACGGGCACCTCCCGGCTCTTCTTGCGCGACGGCATCACCGAGGTCGCTGCCGGCCATGGTTCCGGCATCGAGGTCGGCTGGTCGCCGGAAATAAGCATCTCCTACACCGAAACCGTCCCTGTCCGCTCCGGCGTGGACGTCTACAACATGTCCTCTTGGTCACCTCCCGGGCGATCTTTCTTGCTATTCGATGCCAGCATAAACGTCACGGGCTGCGGCTTCGACGTGTACATGCTGGACCACGACTTGAACACGACctcaaaggtctgctcaaccacCTGCCCCGGCGGCGAGATCACGGAGACGATGGCCATGCAGAACTGCAACGACACCTGGTGCTGCTCCGTCCGTTTTTTCTTTAACTTTAATGGGTTTCAGTTCAGCTTTGTCCGGCGACGGGGCGAGGAAGGCAGGGTAAACTACACAAGTCCCTTGTGGAACAAGATCAGCGTCACAACGGACGATGCAATCCTGCTGTGGTATGTGGCCGATCAGCAAAGATGTGCCGACGCCGAGGCAGACGTGGCCACCTACGCCTGcctcagcagcaacagcagctgCACAGATAACGATTTTACATATAGCGGCTACCAATGCTACTGCGACGGCGGGTATGTAGGCAATCCCTATGTTCGCGGTGGTTGCTCGCGCGACAAAGGTAACCTTCTTTTTTTTTCCCTTAATTTTGAACAAATTTTCTCTCATAACAAACTTTCGGTAAGTTTTACTGTGCACTTTGTAGAACATCACCGGAAACAATTAattagtactacctccgtccgaAAAAACAACGGAGCCGCCACACCACCCCCATCGCAACCCAACCCGTCCTCATCGCACCCATAGTTTGAGTCATCGCACCACCGCTATCATGGGAGCAAGACCTCCTCGACTGGCGGGCACACCTCCATGTTCCCGTGGCGGACGCCCGCAGGTTCGCAGGGAACTCCAGAGCCAACCCATACTACCCCAACCTCCAGAGGCCGTGCTCTAGAACAGCACGAGAGCGGTCCTGGTTTATGTTTCTCACACTTGCAAAAATTATGTCTTTAATTTGGCTGGTCATATTATTAGAAAAATGTCTTGTTATATTATTATTCTTATTTGAATTGGCTTGTTATATTAAACACAACGTGGCACAGTACATTTCATCCAAAACTTGTAATTTTTCTTTGTGCAAATAGGATATAAGCCAAATCAACAAGTGACAAATTGCACACGACGATGTGGAAACATTGACATCCAATTTCCTTTCGGCCTAGAAGAAGGCTGTTTTGCGAGGGAGGTATTTCAGCTGAATTGCACTAATACGACAACCTCTACACTACAAATGAAAGATGATGATGAAAATCAAGTGACGTACATAAATATTGAGGAGGGGCTAGTGGAGATTAATTATACGGCAGATTATTACAACCTGCGGTTTTCCGCGAATTATATTGACGAGGAATCTAACCTCTATATGAGTAGTTATTGGCACACATCATCGGTTCAGTGGGCTGTCGCTAACCTAACTTGTCAAGAAGCACAGATGGACATGTCTAGGTATGCATGTGTCAGCAGCAATAGCACATGTCTGATTGTCAACTCTACGATGAATGGTTTCTATGGTTATCGCTGCAAATGTTCGCCAGGCTATCAAGGAAATccgtacgtacatactggttgtCAGGGTaatccctccctccctctctccctgtCTTAAAAAGTTTATCCCTCGCGGCCTAAACTAGATGAGATTGCGATGCAGATATTAATGAGTGCACTAATACAAGAGGTATATGTGAAGAGGTTTGTCATAATACTGTGGGGAGCTATTATTGCACCAAGTGTCCTCCAAAAATGGACTATGATACTACAACAATGCAATGTACTTCAATAAAAAGACAAAATATTTACATAGGTGAGTGTTTGAGTATCATCAAATTCACCGCTAAGTAAAATAAAACAATCCAATATGCTAGCTAAGATGGTTTAATATTTTCAGGTATTATCATTGGGTTGAGCAGTGGCTTCGGGGTTCTTTTTCTTAGCTTGAGTGGAGTTTTCATTGTACACAAATGGAAGAGCCACATCCGAAGGCAGATGCGGAGGAAATATTTTAGGAAAAACCAAGGTCTTCTTTTAGAACAACTTATATCGTCGGATGAAAATGCAAGTGACAAGACAAGAATTTTCTCAGTGGAAGAGCTAGAGAAGGCAACAGACAACTTCCATCAAACACGTATCGTTGGCCGTGGAGGGCATGGCATGGTTTACAAAGGCATACTATCCGACCAAAGGGTAGTTGCCATAAAGAAGTCTAAGGTCATTGAGCAAGGTGAGATCAATCAATTCATCAATGAGGTCGCCATTCTCTCTCAGATAAACCACCGAAACATCGTAAAGCTTTTCGGATGTTGTCTTGAAACAGAGGTACCTTTGTTAGTGTACGATTTTATCCCCAACGGATCATTGTATGGTATTCTTCATTCTGATTCCAACACTAGTTGTTTATCTTGGGATGACTGCATAAGGATTGCTTTGGAAGCTGCAGGAGCTCTCTCTTATCTCCATTCCGCAGCATCAATATCAGTCTTCCATCGTGATGTGAAATCATCCAATATACTATTGGATGGAAACTACACAGCTAAGGTTGCTGATTTTGGGGCTTCAAGGCTAGTTTCTATTGACCAAACCCACATTGTGACAAATGTACAAGGCACGTTTGGGTACTTGGACCGAGAATATTACTACACTGGACAATTAAATGAGAAAAGTGATGTCTACAGTTTTGGGGTTGTACTCATTGAGCTACTTCTCAGGAGAGAGCCAATATTCACAAGTGAATCCGGCTCGAAGCAAAACTTGTCAAACTATTTCCTATCGGGGTTAAAAGCAAGACCAGTTACAGAAATAGTAGCTGCCCAAGTTCTTGATGAAGCAACTGAGGAAGAGATTAGCAGCGTAGCTTCCCTTGCAGAGATGTGCTTGAGGCTCCGAGGTGAGGATAGACCTACCATGAAACACGTGGAGATGGCTTTAAGGGTTCTGCAAACAGAAAGGTTAAAATTGTGCCATGTTGATCCAGGGAATGCACAAGAGAAGGAACCACTGCTAACTCCAGCAAGAGAAAAAGATAGCTCTGATCAGTTGGTTGCTTCTGATTGTGTCAATGCTAATTTGGCATCTGAAAACATGAAACCGTGCTATAGCTTTGAGCAAGAGTTCATGTCATATGATGGTGTTTCACGCCTCTGATGATCATTCGTCCTTTATGCATCAATAAACAATGCACATTTGTAAGGTCAAGCACCATATGTACCGATGTAGTAGGTTGTGTAAGTTGTATTTCTCAGGTCTGTTGTAAACTAGTATACCAAACTTTGTGTGATCCTGTCAGTCTATTCTATGTAGGTTGTCTAGCTTAGTTCTTGAGTGGCAAAAAAAAAACACAATTTTTTTGAAAGATGGCGATTGTAATGTATCAGCACATGCAAAATGAGGCATTAGACAAAGCAGGATCCATTCTGGTACACTAATTAGCGTTATAATAAATATGAGAAAAGTAAATATTTCGTCCCTCGACTCTTTTAAAAGTACAAAAATGGCCCTCAACTCCAAAACCAGCAaaccttagagcatctccagccgcgcccccaagaGGCCCTCCCCAGGCGTTTTTTTAGCGCCGGCGGGcgaaaatcggcccagtcgcgcccccatgAGTCCGTTTTTCGCCGGGTTGGGCCGAAATAACAGCTGGCGCACCCGacccgaacccggcgcgctggggggcgcCGGCACAAGCGAAAACGGGCATGGGGCCGCTCTGTCGGCGAGTAGAGACCCTTTTCCCGCCGTTTCTTCCCGCTTTCCCCCGGCTTCCCTCTCGTTCGCTCCATTCCTCCCGCCAATCTCCCTCCTCCTCGCCTCTCAGCCGGCCGCCATGCCGCCGAAGAAGTACAACGGCTTCGATCGCCGCCATCGcccagccgaagcagaggaagccgagGGCGCCGCCGTCCAAGCCACCGGGCATGTCCAACGCTGACTGGAGGGCGGAAGTTCAGCGTCGGGAGGATGTCACCACCGACCGGCGGAACAGGGCCAACGCCAAGAAGGCCCGGGACAGCGCGGCGCACGCGGCTGCGGCGGAGCAAGCGGAGCGCTCGGCCGAGCAAGTCGAGGCGGCCCGCGTGGGGATGATGAATCCACCCGGCGGCCACGCCCAGTACGCGCCCTGGAGCCAACAGAGTGTCGGTTCACCAGCCGGCTTCTCATCGTCGCCGCAACCCTGGGGATGCACGCCCTCGCCGGGCTACGCCGATGGGCACGCGCACGGTGGGTTCAACCCcaacatcaccttcccccatggtCACCGGGCGCAGCGCACGCCCTCGCCCGCCTTCGCCGGCGTGCAGTACCCGCCATACAACTACTCGCCGCCGGCCTACGCGTCCTCTCCGACGCCGCCTTTTCGCTGTGGCGCGCTGCCCTTCTCACAAGCGTCCACGTCGCACCTCGGCGACACCGACGCGACCGAAGCCGACATGGAGGACATCATTACGGCAcgctcggccgccgccgccgcgtccccCGGGTTTGCAACCCGGGACGAGACGATGGACCTCAACGGCGACatggacgacgaggaggagctggatgagcaggaggaggaggaggagccggcgcCGGTTCCGGCGAGGAGACGCAAGAAGAAAAAGGGGGCGGCCAAGACTGGCGAGCCGCGCATCAAGTGGGCGTCCAAGGAGCAGGAATGTCTCGCCGAGGCGTGGAAAGTCGTCTGCCTCGAACCGATCACTGGCACGAACCAGAGCATTGAGACCTATTGGGAGCGCATCAAGGCCAAGTTCGACGAGCGCAAGATCGTCGACCCCTACTTCAAAGGCGTCTACATGCAGCGCGGGTCAAAGGCAATGGCGAACCATTGGGGGCTCATCCAGGCGGCGTGCAACAAATGGCATGGGAACGTCAAGGAGATCGCGGCTCTCGCCCGAAGAGCGGCCAGTGTTGAGGATCAGGTATGGCACGCCGGTTTCCCACTTCTTTTCACCGTGCACGCCGGCCAACTGTTTGTTCCTCGGCGTAGCTGCTGCGGATGTTCGCCATGTATCGCCAGGACAGCAGCGACCAAGACTTCAAGTAACTCCACGTCTTCAAGCGAACCGAGAAGTGCGAGAAGTGGGCGGATGTCCGGCGCATCCTCGCCAAGGCCAAAGAAACCTACAAGCCGGACGCGCCGACgccgggcgcgggcgacgggcgcCCCGAGGGCAacaaaggggccaagaaggggaaACACGCCGACTCGGCTACCGCGCGCGTGCAGGAGTCCATCGAGCATTGCCTCACCGACGCACAGGCCCggtgtcgtggttctaagactgacagtagaatgggggtaggtatgaggaggcaagatcctagctatggtgaagttgtacacacaagatttacgagttcaggcccttcacggtggaagtaacagccctacgtctcggtgctcgggagctcggtcgattggattatgtgtgtggagttacagggggtgcgaacccttgtccctgaggaggggggtggcttatatagagttcgccagacccctcccgccctcagttacacagggtttaaggtacataaagatagggcgttactggtaacgccagcaataaagatacatgaatgaccattaagtctacagagtaaacgcccgaccgttgctgtacaaaatgactttagatcttctggtCGTCGAGTGACTATTGCTATGGTCGAGTGAAATTgaatcttccgagtggaatgcttctggtcgagtggatgatgttATCCCTTGAATGCTTCTGACTTTAGGGTAATGTTCTTGGGGAGGgtatctaggtcaggcctatgaccctatcCTAGGTACATATCGCCATCACCCGGGCTGCCCTGCGTGAAGAGAAGACCGAGGCGCGGTGGTCGGCGTTGATGACGAGCAGCGCCGTCAAGCTCGACCTACTCCGGACA
The sequence above is a segment of the Aegilops tauschii subsp. strangulata cultivar AL8/78 chromosome 6, Aet v6.0, whole genome shotgun sequence genome. Coding sequences within it:
- the LOC109734440 gene encoding wall-associated receptor kinase 4, encoding MRMECGFLILVLVLALLGTQTTRVLGAVGTSSRPYEQSNLAVPSAAMMGRCPKKCGNLSFAYPFGMGTGCFRNPDFNLTCVVEGSTGTSRLFLRDGITEVAAGHGSGIEVGWSPEISISYTETVPVRSGVDVYNMSSWSPPGRSFLLFDASINVTGCGFDVYMLDHDLNTTSKVCSTTCPGGEITETMAMQNCNDTWCCSVRFFFNFNGFQFSFVRRRGEEGRVNYTSPLWNKISVTTDDAILLWYVADQQRCADAEADVATYACLSSNSSCTDNDFTYSGYQCYCDGGYVGNPYVRGGCSRDKGYKPNQQVTNCTRRCGNIDIQFPFGLEEGCFAREVFQLNCTNTTTSTLQMKDDDENQVTYINIEEGLVEINYTADYYNLRFSANYIDEESNLYMSSYWHTSSVQWAVANLTCQEAQMDMSRYACVSSNSTCLIVNSTMNGFYGYRCKCSPGYQGNPYVHTGCQDINECTNTRGICEEVCHNTVGSYYCTKCPPKMDYDTTTMQCTSIKRQNIYIGIIIGLSSGFGVLFLSLSGVFIVHKWKSHIRRQMRRKYFRKNQGLLLEQLISSDENASDKTRIFSVEELEKATDNFHQTRIVGRGGHGMVYKGILSDQRVVAIKKSKVIEQGEINQFINEVAILSQINHRNIVKLFGCCLETEVPLLVYDFIPNGSLYGILHSDSNTSCLSWDDCIRIALEAAGALSYLHSAASISVFHRDVKSSNILLDGNYTAKVADFGASRLVSIDQTHIVTNVQGTFGYLDREYYYTGQLNEKSDVYSFGVVLIELLLRREPIFTSESGSKQNLSNYFLSGLKARPVTEIVAAQVLDEATEEEISSVASLAEMCLRLRGEDRPTMKHVEMALRVLQTERLKLCHVDPGNAQEKEPLLTPAREKDSSDQLVASDCVNANLASENMKPCYSFEQEFMSYDGVSRL